In Oceanotoga teriensis, the genomic window CAGCTTTGAAAAAAAATAATTTTTTTGAATTTATAGGAATAGCTGTAGCCAACGAAAAAGAGAGAAATGTTTTACTTAAAGATGTTAATTTAAACGAAAACATAAAAAAATCTTTAGAAACAGCTAAAGAAATAGTTGATGAGTATGGAGGTAATATTTATAATAGTTTTGAAAAAATAATTAATTCGAAAAAAATAGAAGCAATATATGTTCCTTTACCGCCTGCTTTACATTATTATTGGGCAAAGAAAATATTAGAAAAAAATAAACATGTTTTTTTAGAAAAACCTTCAACTATAAATTATAAAGATACTTTAAATTTAATAGATTTAGCTTTAGAAAAAAATCTATCTATACATGAAAACTATGCTTTTGTTTATCATAAGCAATTATTTATAATTAAGTCATTAATAAAAGAAAATACCATAGGAGATATAAGAAAAATAACTACAAATTTTGCGTTTCCATTTAGAGGTAAAAATGATTTTAGGTATAAAAGAGTATTAGGTGGTGGAGCTTTATTAGATTGTGGTGGATATCCTATAAAAGTATCTTCAGAAATATTAGGAGAGGATGTTGAAATTGTTTCTTCTGTTTTAAATAAAAAAGATTTTGAAGTAGATTTATTTGGAAATGTCTTATTAAAGAACAAAAATAATATTGTTTCTAGCATTTCTTTTGGAATGGATAACTCTTATAAATGTGAGTTGGAAATTTGGGGAAGTGAAGGAACTATTTATACTGATAGAATTTTTACTGCTCCAGAAAATTATAATCCAAAAATTTATATAAAAAATAATAAACAAAATAAAACAATAACAGTGGAAGAAGAAGATCAATTTTCAAATTCAATAGATTTTTTTTATAATACAATCATTAATAAAAGTATAAGAGAAGAAAATTTTAAAAAAATAATAATTCAAAGTAAATTAATTGAACAAGCATTTGATAAAAACAAGGGAGATATATATGAAAGATAAAATAATACCATTAGTAAAACCTTCTATGCCTCCATATAGTGAATATATAAATGAAATAAAAGATTTATGGGATACTAGATATTTAACTCATACAGGTCCCAAGCATAATCGGTTAGAAAAAGCATTAAGCAATTATTTGAACGTTGATAAAATTGCTCTTTTTACAAACGGGCATTTAGCCTTAGAACTTTCAATTTTAGCTCTTGAAGTAAAAGGAGAAGTTATAACTACTCCTTTTACTTTTATTTCTACAACCCATGCTATTGTAAGAAATGGATTGGATCCTGTTTTTTGTGATATAAAAAAAGATGATTATACAATAGATGCTTCTAAAATTGAAGAGCTAGTAACAGAGAAAACCTCTGCAATTCTTCCTGTTCATGTATATGGGAATATTTGTGATTATAAGGAAATAGAAAGAATAGCAAAAAAATATAATTTAAAAGTAATATATGATGCAGCACATGCATTTGGAGAAACGGTAGATGGAATAAATGTATCTAATCTTGGAGACGCTTCTATGTTTAGTTTTCATGCCACAAAAGTGTTTCATACAGTTGAAGGTGGTGGAGTTACTTTTAAAGATGATAACCTTTATAACAAATTTGGAAGTTTAAGACAATTTGGGATGAATCAAAAACATGAAATTATTGATATAGGAACAAATGCAAAAATGACCGAAATTCATGCTGCTATGGGATTATGCAATATGAAACATATTGACGATGAAATTAAAAAAAGAAAAAAAGTAGTAGAAAGATATAGAGAAAGGCTTTCAGATATTAAAGGAATAAAATTAAATGAAGAAAAAGAAAATATAAAAAATAATTATGCCTATTTCCCAGTTTTATTTGATGGATACAAGGCAAATAGAGATGAAGTTTTTGAAGAATTAAAGAAAAGCAACATTATGGCAAGAAAATATTTTTTTCCGTTGACAAATAATATAGAATGTTATAAGGACAGATTTGATGTAAATAAAACACCTATTGCAAAATATGTGGCAGATAGAATATTGACTTTGCCATTATATGCTGATTTAGAATTATCAGACGTAGATAGAATATGTGATATTATAATAAATATTTAAATGAGGTGATAATGTGAAAGGTATTATCTTAGCAGGGGGAAGTGGAACGCGACTATATCCAATTACAAAAGGAATAAGTAAGCAATTATTGCCAATATACGATAAACCTATGATATATTATCCTTTATCAGTATTGATGTTATCAGGAATAAAAGAAGTTTTAATAATTTCAAATCCAGAATATATTGATTTATATAAAAATTTATTTGAAAAAGGATCTAAATTAGGAATGAAAATAGAGTATAAAATACAGAAAAATCCAAGAGGGCTTGCAGATGCATTTATTGTAGGTGA contains:
- a CDS encoding Gfo/Idh/MocA family protein, with amino-acid sequence MKKLKMGILSTSNINRRKFLPALKKNNFFEFIGIAVANEKERNVLLKDVNLNENIKKSLETAKEIVDEYGGNIYNSFEKIINSKKIEAIYVPLPPALHYYWAKKILEKNKHVFLEKPSTINYKDTLNLIDLALEKNLSIHENYAFVYHKQLFIIKSLIKENTIGDIRKITTNFAFPFRGKNDFRYKRVLGGGALLDCGGYPIKVSSEILGEDVEIVSSVLNKKDFEVDLFGNVLLKNKNNIVSSISFGMDNSYKCELEIWGSEGTIYTDRIFTAPENYNPKIYIKNNKQNKTITVEEEDQFSNSIDFFYNTIINKSIREENFKKIIIQSKLIEQAFDKNKGDIYER
- a CDS encoding DegT/DnrJ/EryC1/StrS family aminotransferase, with product MKDKIIPLVKPSMPPYSEYINEIKDLWDTRYLTHTGPKHNRLEKALSNYLNVDKIALFTNGHLALELSILALEVKGEVITTPFTFISTTHAIVRNGLDPVFCDIKKDDYTIDASKIEELVTEKTSAILPVHVYGNICDYKEIERIAKKYNLKVIYDAAHAFGETVDGINVSNLGDASMFSFHATKVFHTVEGGGVTFKDDNLYNKFGSLRQFGMNQKHEIIDIGTNAKMTEIHAAMGLCNMKHIDDEIKKRKKVVERYRERLSDIKGIKLNEEKENIKNNYAYFPVLFDGYKANRDEVFEELKKSNIMARKYFFPLTNNIECYKDRFDVNKTPIAKYVADRILTLPLYADLELSDVDRICDIIINI